One Salvelinus fontinalis isolate EN_2023a chromosome 11, ASM2944872v1, whole genome shotgun sequence DNA window includes the following coding sequences:
- the LOC129865883 gene encoding VPS10 domain-containing receptor SorCS2-like, with amino-acid sequence MGQERSFRKRKDTAFCIKGRSYTSALTTKPCQCSEKDFNCDYGFERAQSLKTEGDRCFAGFWHDPDSPPDDCHQGHNFESSTGYRKVVSNLCEGGVNKQQSAKQHTCPLLPPRGLQLGIKGQMLAVAPGDDITFIVHQEQGDTSSTKYQVDLGDGMRAIYQNLTVTDEPIQHRYKQQGVYRVTVKAENVAGHDQATIYIQVTAPLQEVHLEVVPIAGINQEVNLTAVVLPFEANLTVFYWWIGDNLQPKMSLGNSLITRFPEEGEVSVTVQASNGRSMVQDTKNVHVYDRFQVIPLAFSSNLDRLNPNIPEWREDVGQVVTKILAKITGIPQESLVTMVKRGLPTTADLYVLPPESQRAKRSVFVDKRIPAIKQAFSDNNVSFIVRGGLQVLVTLADPNAGSQGGVAGPGVWALAVIFLISLLATGSFILYKFKRKLPGRNVYAQMHNEKEQEMTSPVNHSEDTQHIIQGEEFIDDDLDSQTLGNAEGNHSGVVLSINSRELHSYLTS; translated from the exons ATGGGTCAGGAGAGGAGtttcaggaagaggaaggacacTGCGTTCTGTATCAAGGGGAGGAGCTACACCTCTGCCCTGACTACCAAGCCCTGCCAGTGCTCCGAGAAAGACTTCAACTG TGACTATGGGTTTGAACGTGCCCAGAGCCTCAAAACAGAGGGAGATAGATGCTTCGCTGGCTTCTGGCACGACCCAGACTCACCGCCTGACGACTGTCACCAGGGACACAACTTTGAGTCCAGTACTGG GTACAGGAAGGTTGTGTCCAACTTGTGTGAGGGGGGAGTGAACAAGCAGCAGAGCGCCAAGCAGCACACCTGTCCTCTGCTGCCGCCCAGAGGCCTCCAGCTAGGCATCAAAGGACAGATGCTGGCTGTGGCGCCTGGTGATGACATCACCTTCATCGTCCACCAGGAGCAG GGTGACACCAGCAGCACTAAGTACCAGGTGGATCTGGGGGACGGGATGAGGGCCATCTACCAGAACCTGACGGTGACAGACGAACCCATCCAGCACCGCTACAAACAGCAGGGAGTCTACCGTGTCACCGTCAAGGCCGAGAACGTTGCCGGACACGACCAGGCCACCATATATATCCAGGTCACAGCCCCTCTACAGGAAGTTCACCTAGAAGTAGTTCCCATCGCCGGGATTAACCAGGAAGTCAACCTGACAGCTGTGGTGCTTCCCTTTGAGGCCAACTTGACTGTCTTCTACTGGTGGATAGGAGACAACCTACAG CCCAAGATGTCCCTGGGGAACAGTCTGATAACGAGGTTccctgaggaaggagaggtgTCTGTCACCGTCCAGGCCTCTAACGGACGCTCCATGGTGCAGGACACCAAGAACGTTCACGTCTACG ACCGTTTCCAGGTAATCCCCCTGGCCTTCAGCAGTAACCTGGACCGCCTCAACCCGAACATTCCAGAGTGGAGGGAGGACGTGGGTCAGGTGGTCACCAAGATATTGGCAAAG ATCACAGGTATCCCCCAGGAGTCCCTGGTAACCATGGTGAAGCGGGGCCTGCCCACCACAGCTGACCTGTACGTTCTCCCACCAGAGAGCCAGCGTGCTAAGAGGAGCGTGTTTGTGGATAAG CGTATCCCTGCCATCAAGCAGGCCTTCAGCGACAACAACGTTAGCTTCATCGTACGAGGAGGTCTACAGGTGTTGGTGACGCTAGCTGACCCTAACGCAG GTTCTCAGGGTGGAGTGGCAGGTCCTggagtctgggctctggctgtcaTCTTCCTCATCAGCCTCCTCGCTACCGGATCCTTCATCCTCTACAAGTTCAAGAG AAAGCTGCCCGGCCGGAACGTGTACGCCCAGATGCACAACGAGAAGGAGCAGGAGATGACCAGCCCTGTCAATCACAGTGAGGACACGCAGCACATCATCCAGGGGGAGGAGTTTATCGACGACGACCTGGACTCGCAGACTCTAGGTAACGCAGAAG GTAACCACTCGGGCGTGGTCCTGAGCATCAACTCCAGAGAGCTGCACAGTTACCTGACCAGCTGA